The Thermodesulfobacteriota bacterium genome has a window encoding:
- a CDS encoding tetratricopeptide repeat protein, which produces MTAYHTHNKSFYKKRTDILICFFLVLITFCVYSQLKDHSFITYDDDLYVTKNFHVQNGLTGESIAWAFSFNDVFYWHPLTWLSHMLDCQLYGLNAGMHHLTNLILHIINCLLLFFVFKQVTGAIWRSAFVAALFALHPINVESVAWVAERKNVLSTFFWLLTMLAYVYYVRRPSIYRYLLVFVFFILGLLSKPMLATLPFVLLLIDYWPLERVKFGKICFNKDGKIGKFIFSVQKESPPSSLVLEKIPLIFLSSVSILVTSVSVHRFGIILSIDSKTMVLRIENALVSYIKYIKNAFWPNDLTFIYPYPDMIPVWQSVGAGLLLFLITAVSVWKIKTKPYFFVGWLWYFVSLIPVIGLVQAGFWPAMADRWAYIPTIGIFIILVWSVVDLIKEWHYKEIVLVAAAGLALLCLMITSSQQIQYWKNSVTIYKQAIDATERNYLAHNNLGNVYYREGKTAKAVYHYNEALRINPGYPFAHNNLGAAMIRDGKIERAIFHFQEALRIKPDYIEANNNLRKTLKYKNNKLKNQ; this is translated from the coding sequence ATGACTGCTTATCATACTCATAATAAAAGTTTTTATAAAAAACGCACGGACATTCTGATTTGTTTTTTTCTTGTTTTAATAACATTTTGCGTCTACTCACAATTAAAAGATCATTCATTTATTACATATGATGACGATTTGTATGTTACAAAGAATTTCCATGTTCAAAACGGTTTGACAGGAGAAAGCATAGCTTGGGCGTTTAGTTTTAACGATGTTTTTTACTGGCATCCACTAACATGGCTTTCTCACATGCTGGATTGCCAGTTATACGGACTAAATGCCGGTATGCACCATTTGACAAATCTGATTCTTCATATCATAAACTGCCTGTTATTGTTTTTTGTTTTTAAACAGGTGACAGGTGCCATCTGGCGTAGCGCATTCGTAGCAGCATTATTTGCATTACATCCCATTAATGTTGAATCAGTTGCATGGGTTGCCGAGAGGAAGAATGTTTTAAGCACATTTTTTTGGTTGCTCACCATGCTGGCTTACGTGTATTATGTTAGACGCCCTTCTATTTATAGATATCTGCTAGTATTTGTTTTCTTTATTTTAGGCCTCCTATCCAAACCAATGCTTGCAACGCTACCTTTTGTGCTTCTTTTAATCGATTACTGGCCCCTTGAACGTGTAAAATTTGGAAAAATATGTTTTAATAAGGATGGAAAGATTGGCAAGTTTATATTTTCAGTCCAAAAAGAAAGTCCTCCTTCTTCTTTAGTACTTGAGAAAATTCCGCTTATTTTTCTTTCATCTGTTTCGATTTTAGTGACTTCTGTATCGGTTCACCGTTTTGGTATTATATTGTCCATAGATTCTAAAACTATGGTTCTTCGTATCGAAAATGCACTGGTTTCTTACATTAAGTACATTAAAAATGCATTCTGGCCAAATGATTTAACGTTTATCTATCCATATCCTGACATGATACCTGTGTGGCAGAGTGTAGGCGCAGGTTTGCTACTTTTTTTAATAACTGCTGTATCGGTTTGGAAAATAAAGACGAAACCTTATTTTTTTGTGGGTTGGCTCTGGTATTTTGTAAGCTTGATACCGGTTATTGGTCTGGTTCAGGCGGGTTTTTGGCCAGCTATGGCTGACCGCTGGGCATATATTCCTACTATCGGAATATTCATTATTTTGGTCTGGAGTGTGGTTGATCTAATAAAAGAATGGCATTATAAAGAAATTGTGTTAGTTGCAGCAGCAGGATTGGCCCTGTTATGTTTAATGATAACTTCATCGCAACAAATTCAATATTGGAAGAATAGTGTGACAATTTATAAGCAGGCCATTGATGCAACTGAAAGAAACTATCTTGCCCACAACAACTTGGGGAATGTTTATTATAGAGAAGGAAAGACAGCTAAAGCCGTCTATCACTATAATGAGGCCTTGCGGATAAATCCCGGTTATCCGTTTGCACATAATAATCTAGGAGCAGCTATGATTCGTGATGGAAAAATTGAAAGAGCTATATTTCATTTCCAGGAAGCCTTAAGAATTAAGCCTGATTATATTGAAGCGAATAACAACCTTAGAAAAACTCTGAAGTATAAAAATAATAAGTTAAAAAACCAATGA
- a CDS encoding glycosyltransferase encodes MIEEKYIDQTEQNYRNKRISHWNRVSPNKENNRRADAYYHELLMHYCKFLIPQGSRILELGCGHGDLIASTNPSMGVGVDFAGDMISYASVKHPNLYFVRADGHEIVFKEKFDFIILSDLVNDLWDVQALLENLKRICHSRTRLVINFYNNLWRIPLSIVKLLGLGADFMEQNWFSPNDVFNMLELTDFEVVKYSSHILSPLPVPILSKLANKYLVNIIPFNWLALTNFVIARPVEIEKQNRKKKKASVSIIIPARNEAGNIKNIVRRVPSFGKDTELVFVEGNSTDNTYIVIQNVIKQFSEKNCKLLRQKGEGKGDAVRLGFEKAKGDILMILDADMTVPPEDLNRFYEALVSGKGEFINGVRLVYPLQDQSMRFLNIVGNKFFSLAFSWLLGQPVKDTLCGTKVLWRQDYRSIESNRDYFGNFDPFGDFDLLFGASKLNLKIVEMPIRYRSRTYGETNIDRWRHGWLLLKMVVFAAKRLKFI; translated from the coding sequence ATGATAGAAGAGAAATACATAGATCAAACCGAACAAAACTATCGTAACAAGAGAATCAGCCATTGGAATCGAGTATCACCGAATAAGGAAAATAATAGACGTGCCGATGCTTATTACCATGAACTACTCATGCATTATTGCAAATTCCTGATCCCCCAAGGATCGAGGATACTGGAACTCGGATGTGGCCATGGAGATCTAATTGCTTCTACAAACCCTTCTATGGGCGTTGGGGTTGATTTTGCTGGTGATATGATAAGTTACGCTTCGGTAAAACATCCAAATTTATATTTCGTTCGGGCAGATGGACATGAAATAGTATTTAAAGAAAAATTCGATTTTATAATTCTTTCTGATCTTGTAAATGATTTATGGGATGTCCAGGCGCTATTAGAGAACCTTAAAAGAATTTGCCATTCAAGAACACGCTTGGTTATAAATTTTTATAACAATCTATGGCGCATACCCTTATCAATAGTAAAGTTATTAGGTTTGGGCGCCGACTTTATGGAGCAAAACTGGTTTTCACCTAACGATGTGTTTAACATGCTGGAATTGACAGACTTTGAAGTCGTTAAATATAGTTCTCACATTCTATCTCCTTTGCCGGTTCCAATACTGTCAAAGTTGGCCAATAAATATTTAGTGAATATAATACCGTTTAACTGGCTAGCTCTAACTAATTTCGTAATCGCAAGGCCAGTTGAAATCGAAAAGCAGAATCGAAAAAAAAAGAAAGCTTCTGTTTCCATAATAATTCCAGCAAGGAACGAAGCTGGAAATATTAAAAATATTGTTAGGCGGGTACCTTCATTTGGAAAAGATACAGAACTTGTGTTTGTTGAGGGGAATTCAACAGATAATACTTATATAGTTATACAAAATGTAATTAAGCAATTTTCTGAGAAAAATTGCAAACTTTTAAGGCAAAAAGGAGAGGGGAAAGGCGATGCTGTCAGGCTTGGTTTTGAAAAGGCCAAAGGAGATATCTTGATGATTCTTGATGCGGATATGACTGTTCCACCTGAAGACTTGAACCGTTTTTATGAGGCGCTTGTTTCAGGAAAAGGGGAATTTATAAATGGAGTTCGTCTTGTTTATCCTCTGCAAGATCAATCAATGCGTTTTTTAAATATCGTTGGGAACAAGTTCTTTAGCCTCGCTTTTTCATGGTTGCTTGGACAACCTGTAAAAGATACTCTCTGTGGAACCAAGGTTTTATGGAGGCAGGATTATAGATCGATAGAAAGTAATCGCGACTATTTCGGAAATTTCGACCCTTTTGGTGATTTCGATCTGCTTTTTGGGGCGTCAAAGCTTAATTTAAAAATTGTCGAGATGCCGATTCGTTATAGATCTCGCACTTATGGCGAAACAAATATCGATCGATGGCGGCATGGATGGTTGTTACTAAAAATGGTAGTATTTGCTGCAAAACGCTTGAAATTTATCTGA
- a CDS encoding FkbM family methyltransferase, translating into MFVAKILYRVLKVFFLADKQLIQRKGISYEVDLTEGIDLSLFLFGSYQSNILKNKYLSLPSNAVVFDIGANIGSMTLSLAHIVTNGLIYAFEPTDYAFNKLMRNINLNPELASRITPFQLFLSDKSQKNHKIKAYSSWKIKGTTSNTHPVHGGNIKPAESIQAITVDDFCAKNRINRLDLIKIDTDGHEIQVLAGASKTIRKYKPYVIFEIGQYIIEEYNISFEQYFNYFPSLVYTLYNSKNGKKISLQNFHVQIPERYTTDIIAVPLKRITPSETI; encoded by the coding sequence TTGTTTGTTGCGAAAATATTGTATCGCGTTCTTAAAGTATTTTTTTTAGCTGACAAACAGCTTATTCAGCGCAAAGGAATTTCCTATGAAGTCGATTTGACGGAAGGCATAGACTTGTCTTTATTTTTATTTGGAAGCTATCAGAGTAACATTTTAAAAAATAAATACTTATCCTTGCCTTCCAACGCTGTTGTTTTCGATATCGGGGCAAATATTGGAAGCATGACTTTATCACTTGCACATATTGTTACTAATGGCCTTATATACGCGTTTGAACCCACAGATTATGCTTTTAATAAGTTAATGCGAAATATTAATCTTAATCCAGAACTTGCAAGTCGAATTACCCCTTTTCAATTATTTCTATCTGACAAATCACAGAAAAATCATAAAATTAAAGCATACTCGAGCTGGAAGATTAAAGGAACAACCTCGAACACACATCCTGTTCATGGAGGCAATATCAAGCCGGCTGAGTCAATTCAAGCAATTACGGTAGATGATTTTTGTGCTAAGAATAGAATTAATAGGCTGGATTTAATAAAAATCGACACGGATGGGCATGAAATTCAAGTTCTGGCAGGTGCCAGTAAAACAATTAGGAAATACAAACCATATGTCATATTTGAAATAGGGCAATATATTATTGAAGAATACAATATTTCATTTGAACAGTATTTTAATTATTTTCCATCCCTTGTTTATACGTTGTATAACAGTAAAAATGGAAAAAAAATATCACTTCAAAATTTTCATGTGCAGATACCTGAACGTTACACGACAGACATTATCGCTGTTCCTTTAAAACGAATTACACCGTCTGAAACAATTTAA
- a CDS encoding methyltransferase domain-containing protein encodes MIKLFIKHPLVQNLDIDSPEAAVIHSNIIKEKGFLRKIYEKWYDSISKSLPSNITGPVLEIGSGGGFLKEFIPGLLSSEMFLIPGIEVALDGEKLPFKNASLGGIVMIDVFHHIPCVKSFLTEATRCVMSGGVIVMIEPWYTPWSRFVYNYLHHETFDSNSKDWDFQKGGPLSRSNSALPWIVFKRDQEKFKRKFPEWEIQEIELHSPFSYLLSGGVSIRSLVPGCLFEICQRIEDLLQPWKQKLAMFAKIVLIQKKNNRI; translated from the coding sequence TTGATAAAATTATTCATCAAACATCCGCTTGTTCAAAATTTGGATATAGATTCCCCTGAAGCTGCTGTAATACATTCAAATATTATCAAAGAAAAAGGATTTTTAAGAAAAATTTATGAGAAATGGTATGATTCAATCTCGAAATCTCTGCCTTCAAATATAACCGGACCTGTTCTTGAAATTGGTTCCGGGGGCGGTTTTCTTAAGGAATTTATTCCAGGTTTATTATCTTCAGAGATGTTTCTGATTCCAGGTATAGAAGTTGCGCTTGATGGAGAGAAACTTCCATTTAAAAATGCCTCTTTGGGTGGGATTGTGATGATTGATGTTTTTCATCATATTCCTTGTGTAAAATCATTTCTTACCGAAGCCACTCGTTGCGTAATGTCCGGCGGAGTTATAGTCATGATTGAACCATGGTACACCCCGTGGTCACGATTTGTTTATAACTATTTACATCATGAAACATTTGATTCAAATTCAAAAGATTGGGATTTCCAAAAAGGTGGACCATTATCCCGGTCAAACTCGGCTTTACCTTGGATAGTTTTTAAACGTGATCAGGAAAAGTTTAAACGAAAATTTCCTGAATGGGAAATACAGGAAATAGAGTTGCACTCGCCATTTAGTTATCTCTTGTCCGGCGGTGTGTCAATTCGAAGTTTAGTGCCTGGCTGCTTATTCGAAATTTGTCAACGAATTGAAGACCTGCTTCAGCCTTGGAAGCAAAAGTTAGCAATGTTTGCTAAAATTGTTCTTATCCAAAAAAAGAATAATAGAATTTAA
- a CDS encoding tetratricopeptide repeat protein, which yields MENNKYSYFGIHLEVLLSLFLVIATIAVYWQITGHDFINFDDDIYVFNNLAVRAGLTYESIKWAFTFTDIAYWHPLTWISHMLDCQLFGLNPGMHHMTNLIFHIFNSLLLFFIFKQMTGALWQSACVAALFALHPINVESVAWIAERKNVLSTFFWMLTMLAYVHYSRLQGIWRYLLTFFMFLLGLMCKPILVTLPFVLLLLDYWPLGRLRLKIDMIDSNSVKAESKKYGFKEFPFFILVLEKVPFFILSAVSIYMSVLSVKQHGIIASTDLTPITLRIANALVSYLVYLGKMLLPLNLAVFYPYPYQIPIFLSAGAGLALLSISFLVIWAFRKKPYMGTGWFWYIGVLLPNTGLIQAGLWPAMADRWTYLPFIGIFIIIVWGVADLKVRWDLKKSHIITAAIAIFLILMVRSYSQGRYWANSITLFEHNLITTSNNYVAHNNLGLALKEKGMINEAAEHYLKAIQINSKFELAYLNLGVIFAGVGDHEKAVGFYKEALRIKPDFIAAHINMGNTHLRQGRIDDAIGNYSEALRFKPDSEEAYNGLGAAMVRIGKLTKAIDYFKKALLLKPNHEGAKRNLKNTLATLERNK from the coding sequence TTGGAAAATAATAAATATTCTTATTTTGGTATTCACCTTGAGGTATTGCTTAGCCTGTTTCTTGTGATTGCTACAATAGCTGTATATTGGCAAATCACCGGGCATGATTTCATTAACTTTGACGATGATATATATGTTTTTAATAACTTAGCTGTCAGGGCTGGATTGACTTATGAAAGCATCAAATGGGCTTTTACCTTCACAGACATTGCTTATTGGCATCCATTAACCTGGATTTCCCATATGCTGGACTGCCAATTATTCGGGTTAAATCCCGGCATGCATCATATGACCAATTTGATTTTTCACATTTTTAATAGTCTGCTATTATTTTTTATCTTCAAGCAAATGACCGGTGCATTGTGGCAAAGTGCCTGTGTTGCAGCGCTTTTTGCATTGCATCCCATTAATGTGGAATCAGTTGCGTGGATAGCGGAAAGAAAAAATGTTTTAAGTACCTTTTTCTGGATGTTGACCATGTTAGCATATGTCCATTATTCAAGGCTGCAGGGGATATGGAGATATTTGCTGACATTCTTTATGTTTTTACTTGGCCTTATGTGTAAGCCGATACTTGTAACCTTACCATTTGTACTCCTTTTGCTCGACTATTGGCCACTTGGGCGTCTACGATTAAAAATTGATATGATTGATAGTAATAGTGTAAAGGCTGAATCAAAAAAGTATGGTTTTAAAGAATTCCCATTTTTTATATTGGTTTTAGAAAAAGTCCCCTTTTTTATTCTTTCAGCAGTTTCGATTTATATGTCTGTCTTATCAGTTAAACAACATGGGATCATAGCGTCTACCGATTTAACACCGATCACGCTTCGCATTGCTAATGCGTTGGTTTCATATCTGGTTTATTTAGGAAAGATGCTCTTACCGCTAAATCTGGCTGTTTTTTACCCCTATCCTTATCAGATACCAATTTTTTTATCTGCGGGAGCTGGATTGGCACTACTGAGCATATCTTTTCTGGTTATTTGGGCTTTTAGGAAGAAACCATATATGGGAACCGGATGGTTTTGGTATATTGGGGTCCTATTACCCAACACTGGATTAATTCAAGCAGGCCTTTGGCCGGCCATGGCGGATCGATGGACATACTTACCGTTTATAGGAATCTTCATTATTATCGTGTGGGGTGTTGCAGATCTTAAAGTGAGGTGGGACTTAAAAAAATCACATATTATAACAGCAGCGATAGCAATTTTTTTAATTCTTATGGTCAGATCCTATTCACAGGGGCGATACTGGGCCAACAGTATTACACTATTTGAACATAATCTTATTACGACTTCCAATAACTATGTTGCACATAATAATCTTGGTCTTGCTCTAAAAGAAAAAGGGATGATTAATGAAGCAGCAGAACACTATTTAAAGGCAATACAAATTAATTCTAAATTTGAGTTGGCTTATCTAAACCTAGGAGTTATTTTTGCTGGCGTTGGAGATCATGAAAAAGCGGTTGGTTTTTATAAAGAAGCGTTACGCATAAAACCAGATTTTATTGCAGCCCATATCAATATGGGTAATACCCACTTAAGACAAGGGCGCATAGATGATGCTATTGGTAATTATTCTGAAGCACTACGTTTTAAACCAGATTCTGAAGAAGCTTACAACGGTTTGGGTGCTGCGATGGTTCGGATTGGTAAGCTTACAAAAGCCATTGATTATTTTAAAAAGGCATTGTTACTAAAACCTAACCATGAAGGTGCCAAAAGGAATCTTAAAAATACATTAGCAACCTTAGAGAGAAACAAATAA